From Candidatus Pedobacter colombiensis, one genomic window encodes:
- a CDS encoding glycoside hydrolase family 127 protein: protein MKRIKVQLAKVLLYSTCSALIFLFLNSSAQEKSLVNTKQSSHAKLHSPNMKDVTWTKGFWADRFKVAKETMVPNMWDIYNDEHISHAFKNFEIAAGLDTGAHKGPSFHDGDYYKTLEAMASMYASTNDPKLLAKMDKAIAVIAKSQREDGYIYTKAMIEQRKTGSKNQFQDRLSFEAYNIGHLMTAACVHYRATGKTNLLDVAKKATEYLYNFYQKASPALARNAICPSHYMGVIEMYRTTKEPRYLELAKHLIAIKGKIEDGTDDNQDRIPFLQQTKAMGHAVRANYLYAGVADLYAETGNDSLMHTLNLMWDDVNQHKMYITGGCGSLYDGTSPDGTSYDPTEVQKIHQAFGRDYQLPNFTAHNETCANIGNVLWNWRMLQITGDAKYADVMELALYNSVLSGISLDGKNFLYTNPLSYSDDLPFKQRWSKDRVPYIGLSNCCPPNVVRTIAEVSDYAYSISDKGVWFNLYGGNTIQTSLNDGSKVSLVQETNYPWDGNIKISVKTTDNKPYSMFFRIPVWTANAAVKVNGKTQNMVLTPGTYSELNRQWKAGDQIELVLPMEAQLVESNPLVEENRNLVAIKRGPVVYCLESPDLPGKRIFNVFIPAKISLKASPMQIDGADMMSLEGDAQLIENKDWKNVLYRPINKSNTITPIRLVPYFAWGNRGHSEMSVWLPLSR, encoded by the coding sequence ATGAAAAGGATCAAAGTACAGTTGGCTAAAGTTTTGTTGTACAGTACTTGTTCTGCATTGATTTTTCTGTTCCTGAATAGTTCAGCGCAAGAGAAAAGCCTGGTGAATACAAAACAGAGTAGCCACGCTAAACTACATAGTCCGAATATGAAAGACGTGACCTGGACTAAAGGTTTTTGGGCGGATCGCTTTAAAGTAGCAAAGGAAACAATGGTTCCTAATATGTGGGATATCTATAATGATGAGCACATCAGTCATGCTTTTAAGAATTTTGAAATTGCTGCCGGTCTGGATACAGGAGCACATAAGGGGCCATCCTTCCATGATGGCGATTATTATAAAACACTGGAGGCTATGGCCAGTATGTATGCGTCGACGAATGATCCAAAGCTATTGGCTAAGATGGACAAAGCCATTGCTGTGATCGCAAAATCGCAGCGCGAAGATGGATATATCTATACCAAGGCTATGATAGAGCAGCGGAAGACCGGGTCAAAAAATCAGTTTCAGGACAGGTTAAGTTTTGAGGCATATAATATTGGTCATTTGATGACTGCCGCCTGCGTGCACTATAGGGCTACAGGTAAAACTAATTTATTGGATGTCGCTAAAAAAGCTACAGAATATTTGTACAATTTTTATCAGAAGGCATCGCCAGCACTGGCTAGAAATGCCATTTGCCCTTCTCATTACATGGGGGTAATTGAAATGTATCGAACCACTAAAGAGCCTCGTTACCTGGAGTTGGCTAAACACTTGATTGCCATTAAAGGGAAAATTGAAGATGGCACGGATGATAACCAGGATAGGATACCATTTTTGCAACAAACTAAAGCAATGGGACATGCGGTAAGGGCAAACTACCTATATGCCGGTGTAGCAGATCTATATGCTGAAACTGGTAACGATTCGTTGATGCATACACTGAATTTGATGTGGGACGATGTAAATCAACACAAGATGTACATTACGGGTGGTTGTGGTTCTTTATATGACGGTACATCTCCCGATGGGACATCTTATGATCCAACAGAAGTACAAAAGATCCATCAAGCCTTTGGCAGGGATTACCAGTTGCCAAATTTTACAGCCCATAATGAAACCTGTGCAAATATTGGTAATGTGTTGTGGAATTGGCGAATGCTTCAAATTACGGGGGATGCTAAATATGCAGATGTGATGGAATTGGCGTTATACAATAGTGTGTTGTCTGGCATTAGTCTGGATGGTAAAAACTTCTTGTATACCAATCCGCTAAGCTATTCGGATGATTTACCGTTTAAACAACGCTGGTCTAAAGATCGGGTACCTTACATTGGCTTATCAAATTGTTGTCCGCCAAACGTTGTGCGTACCATAGCTGAGGTAAGTGATTATGCCTATAGTATTTCAGATAAGGGGGTATGGTTCAATCTTTATGGTGGTAATACCATCCAGACAAGTTTAAATGATGGATCGAAAGTGAGCCTTGTTCAGGAAACGAATTACCCATGGGATGGTAATATAAAGATCAGTGTTAAAACAACCGACAATAAGCCTTATTCGATGTTCTTTCGTATTCCAGTCTGGACAGCTAATGCAGCTGTAAAGGTCAACGGAAAAACTCAAAACATGGTGTTAACCCCAGGTACTTACTCGGAACTGAATCGCCAATGGAAAGCAGGAGACCAGATAGAACTGGTATTGCCGATGGAAGCACAGTTAGTGGAATCAAATCCGCTTGTAGAAGAAAATAGAAACCTGGTGGCAATTAAACGTGGACCGGTTGTCTATTGTCTGGAATCTCCGGATCTGCCAGGTAAGCGGATCTTTAATGTTTTCATACCTGCTAAGATCAGCTTAAAGGCAAGTCCTATGCAAATTGATGGGGCAGACATGATGAGTCTGGAAGGCGATGCGCAGCTAATTGAAAATAAGGACTGGAAAAATGTGCTTTATCGTCCGATAAATAAATCAAATACCATAACGCCGATCAGGTTAGTGCCTTACTTTGCCTGGGGTAATCGTGGGCATTCTGAAATGTCAGTTTGGTTACCATTAAGCAGATAA